The stretch of DNA CTTCGGATAAAAGTCGCAAATAAGAGAATAACCCAGTTTCATCCCACAGTGCTCACCTCCCCTCCCTCCCTCACCCCACTTTGATACCAGGGGAATATAGTGATATCCTCATCTCTTTCAACGATTACTACAGTTCAAGTATGTACCAACGCGATACCAATATGCCGACATCGAAGCGCTCCTGATTGATCCCACACCGTCCACAATATCCCAGAGTACCAGCAAGTACCTCGGCTGTCCCTTGACCAACGACTAGACAAATGAACAATCCCTACCCCCAAGAACAGCTCGATAACCACACTACGATATTTTCCATCGATACCCAGACGTTTCTACAACTACCCAGATGGGGCATTGGACGTTCGTCTACAGGATTACCCACATCCACCCACCATACATGCTGTCGATGCGCTTAGTAAGTTTGATGTCTCTTGCATCACAAGATCATGTCATCAGCCGCACAGCCTGTACCTCCTCACTGATCTTCAGCTCTTCGATTAGGCTTCTGTAAATGCAGCTAAAAAGTCCCGAACCCAATTTTTCCTGATTCTTGTTAATGCCCCAGTGAATCCTGCAGGCTTAGATTGGATATTCATGAGCATGGTGAGAAAAACGTGTCTAAGTGGCGCTTTTCTTTGCGTCCTCAGGGGTCTTCACTCAAAGCATCTAACCACTCACACCACTCTTGTCCTCTTTCTGCAGCTCTCGCAGCCTCCTACACCCCGCAAGCCCATTTAGCCTTCACTTACCCTACAGTGCAGTGTGAGGCCCAAGGTTTGAAATTTTTTAGAGAAGCGAGTCTTGATTTCTTGACGACGTTTGTTGTGtgaagacgaagaagaagaaaatgGAAGGACAGGCCCAGCAATTCCGAGGATACTCTCGAACATGCTTCAACTGTGAGTGTTTTGATTTTGTGGTGACAATGAGCAGACCCACGTCATGTTGTCGGGTGATATCACCTGGAGATTATGTCAcatgtgttttttttcaactttACTAACCATCCAGGCGGTGAATTCGGTCACCAGGTGCGAGCTTGCCCCCGTGTGGGCAACCCCGTTTGCTACAACTGTGGCAACGACGGCCACATGTCCCGAGACTGCACtgaggagcccaaggagaaggcttGCTTCAAGTGCAACCAGCCCGGTCACATCCTCAAGGAGTGCCCCCAGAACGATGCCATTGTCCACGACGGTGCTGCCCCCGTTGCCCCCAACGGTGAGGCCCCCATTGGTGGCGAGTTTGGCGCTCCTCGAGGCCCCTCCGGTGTCTGCTACAAGTGTGGCAAGCCTGGCCACTTTGCCCGAGCTTGCCGAAGCGTCCCCGCCGGCGGTGCTCCTCCCAAATTTGGCCGAACCCAGTCTTGCTATTCTTGTGGCGGCCAGGGTCACCTGTCCAAGGACTGCACCGTTGGCCAGAAGTGCTACAACTGTGGCTCCATGGGCCATGTTTCCAAGGAGTGCGGCGAGGCCCAGAGCCGAGTGTGCTACAACTGCAAGAAGCCCGGCCACATTGCCATCAAGTGCGATGAGGTCCGAGCTGCTTAAGCAGAGTTATGTATTATAGATATGACTGATTGAAGTGTAATAGAGTAGGGGGTGTAGTCATCACCATCACGAGCGATAGCTGGTGGTGCGAGTGATGCGAGTGAGTGTCAGTGAGAAGCGTAGAATACTTGAAACCATGTACAACGATCCAAACCAGGCAACAATAATGAGATACAGAGACATGCGATTTGAAACCACGGGAAGCGTTCGAAGCCCGAGAGAACGGATTGGCCGAGGATCAAACAGATCAGAGATGCACGAGGTACGAATAGCCCTGATTTCTGTGTTACTAGTTGAGCACCACCTGGATGTGTGCGATGGGATGGGTTTCCCCTATTGCACATggtggtacttgtatgtcCAGTTGGTACCGTTCGTGAGAAAGATGGGTCATGgtacactacttgtagtcatAAATGGTTGGAACACATTCAAGCCAGTCTTTTGCTGATCAGGGATCAAGTCCTGGGGTGTCTGAGAAATTCTAAAGGCTTGAGCTCATGTTGTAGtatgatacaagtacagcagcAACGAGGTATCGAACAGGGTATGATCTAAAACAAGTGACTAGACTGAAGTGAAGGCAGGGTTTACGTTTCAAAAGACGAATCTGAAGAACGAGTCCCTTGGCCTTCCTTTGCCAATACTGTAATGATATGTCGTTTGGAGTGAATAATATATAAGGATCTTCCAGCATGTGAGTTCTCAAAATTGGGGTTGGCTTGTAGAACGATCTACTTCTGCAACAGTGCTCCCGATACTAACATCTTGAACATACTCGGAT from Yarrowia lipolytica chromosome 1D, complete sequence encodes:
- a CDS encoding uncharacterized protein (Compare to YALI0D12056g, similar to Saccharomyces cerevisiae GIS2 (YNL255C); ancestral locus Anc_1.105, similar to uniprot|P36627 Schizosaccharomyces pombe BYR3_SCHPO Cellular nucleic acid binding protein) codes for the protein MEGQAQQFRGYSRTCFNCGEFGHQVRACPRVGNPVCYNCGNDGHMSRDCTEEPKEKACFKCNQPGHILKECPQNDAIVHDGAAPVAPNGEAPIGGEFGAPRGPSGVCYKCGKPGHFARACRSVPAGGAPPKFGRTQSCYSCGGQGHLSKDCTVGQKCYNCGSMGHVSKECGEAQSRVCYNCKKPGHIAIKCDEVRAA